The genomic interval GAATGTCCAGGGCCAAAGATTTATTGCATAAGCGGCCATGTTGAAAGGCCTGGAGTTTATGAACTCCCAATGGGAACAAGGCTGAGGGATTTGATTTATACCCATGCCGGCGGTATTAAAGGAGGCAGGAAGCTTAAAGCAGTCATTCCTGGAGGTATCTCTACTCCTGTGCTTCCGCCTGATGCCATTGATTGTGCAATGGACTTTGTGGCCATGTCAAAGGCAGGAAGCATGCTTGGCTCAGGAGCGGTTATTGTGATGGATGAATCAGTATGTATGGTAAAGGTCTGCTACAGGGCATTGAAATTTTTCGAGCATGAGTCCTGCGGAAAATGCACACCATGCCGCGATGGTACAGGATGGCTGAGAAAAATTCTCGGCAGGATCGAGCAAGGTGAAGGAGTAGATGGAGACATAGAGCTCCTCCTCGATGTCTCAAACAACATACTCGGTAAGACCTTTTGCCCGCTCGGAGATGGTGCTGCATCAGTAGTTATAAGCATGGTCAAACATTTCAGGAGCGAGTTTGAGGAGCACATTAAAAATGCGAAATGCAAAATTCAAAATTAAAAATTACGGAATGAACTCATCACAGTAAGTATGAGGTATCTAAAAAGTGTTATAAACACCTTCATCCTCTGTCATTCCTGCGAAGGCAGGAATCCAGTCGTTTGCCTTAATTTCCCTGGATTCCCGCTTGCGCGGGAATGACGTCGAAAGGGTTAATTCCTGATCATGATTACAGTAACCATCAACGGCAAAGATATTAAATTAGAAAAGCCTGTGACAGTTTTTCAGGCAGCAAGGCAGGCAGGCATCAAGATTCCCGCGCTCTGCTATCACGAGGAACTTGAGCAATGGGGTGGCTGCAGGCTCTGCCTTGTTGAGATCGAAAAAATGCCTAAGCTCCAGGCTGCCTGTACTGCAATGGTGGCCGATGGCATGGTGGTGAGGACTGAGTCAGAGATAATCTCAAAAGTTCGCAGGGGCATACTTGAGTTTATTCTCATCAATCACCCGCTTGACTGCCCTTACTGCGATAAGGCAGGTGAGTGCGAGCTTCAGGATCTCGTCCATCAATATGGAGCCACAGCAGGCCGCTATACAGAGCCAAAGATGAAGATCAGGCAGAGTTTTGATGACCCTATTCTTTCAAGGAATATGGAAAGATGCATTGTCTGCACAAGATGCGTAAGGATGTGTGATGGAGTGCAGGGTGCATCAGCCATATATGTCATAAGCAGGGGGAATCACTCAGTGGTTGAGCCATTTTCAGGTGGCCGCTATGATTGTGAATACTGCGGTAACTGCCTTACAGTGTGCCCTGTTGGAGCAATACTCAGCAGGCTTTATCTTCATAGCTACAGGCCATGGCAGATAGACAGGGAAGTGGAAACCATCTGTGGATATTGCGGGGTAGGTTGCACGCTCACCATACAGGTAAGGAGTGAGTCTATAAACAGGATTATCCCTAAATTTGATGGCAGAGGTGTTAATAGAGGGCTTCTATGCTCGAGGGGACGTTTTGGTTATGAATTTGTCGATAGCCCTGACAGACTCACAAAGCCGCTGATAAGAATAGAGACAAGAGACAAGAGACAAGAGACAAGTAAATATAATAACTCGTCTCTGGAAAAGTCACTCGTCACTCGTCACTCGTCACTCTTCAGGGAGGTCTCATGGGATGAGGCTATTGGTTTTGTTGCAAAGAGACTTAAGGAAATAAAGGATAATTATAGTGGTGATGCCATCGGTGGCATTGCCTCAGCGAGATGTACAAATGAAGACAATTATGTGTTCCAGAAATTTATGAGGGCAGTGCTCAGTACGAATAATATAGATTCTACAGCGAGGCTTGGTTATGCAGGGGCCCAGAGATTTCTTGAGGATGTCTTAGGGCAGGGCATTACTTCTAATATTATACCAGGGCTTAAAAACTCAGATACTATTTTTGTCCTCGGAGGAGACCCCACTGCAGTAAATCCAATCCTTGGACTGCAAATCAGGGCTGCAGCAAAAAATGGTTCAAAGGTGATAATAATAGGTTCTGCCAGAGGTCTTGAGAAATGTAAGAGCCTTACAATAATTCCACCCTTATACCAGGAGGCTGATGTTCTTGAAAGGCTTCTCAAGGAAATTGTTGAGGTAAAAGGCCTGAGGGGAGAAAAGCAGGCCATTGAAAACTGGATAAAGACCATTACTCCGAACTCCGAACTTCCCGGCCTCGCTCCGCGAAGCGGTGCGGGCCAGACTCCGAACTTAGCAGACATAAAGGAAATGCTTCTTAAAGGGCAGTCTATTGCTATCGTCCTTGGCCGGGAGGTTGTCCAGCGTTCTGATGGCCATAGGACCCTTGCGGCAGTGGCAGGCCTTACCTATATCCTTGAGGCAAGGCTCTACCTCCTTTCAGAGAGGCCGAATGAACAGGGACTCATGGATGCTGGTTGTCTGCCTGATATGCTCCCCGGCTTCAGGCATGTGGGCATTGGAAATTTCAGGAGAAGATTCGATGAGGCATGGGGCGTATCTATCCCTGAGAGGGAAGGAATGAGCCTTATGGAGATGATAGAGGCTGTTGATAGGGGTTCCCTCAAGGCACTCTATGTGATGGGAGAAAACCCTGTGTTTAATTTGCCCAACAGTGCCTTTGTAGAGAATGCCCTTAAAAAACTTGATTTCCTTGTTGTGCAGGACATTTTTTTAACCGAGACTGCAAAACTTGCAGATGTAGTATTCCCGACGCTTAGCTGGTCTGAAAAAGATGGCACTTATACAAACCTTGAAAGAAGGATACAGCGCCTCAGGAGGGCAGTGATGCGGGATGGAATGGAAGACTGGAAGATAATCTCAGAGATATCTAAAAGACTCAAACATCCAATGTTATATGCCTCTGCTGAGGATGTGTTTAATGAGATTTCAGAACTTTCACCTTTATATTACGGACTTACTTATAAGGAAATTGACTCAGGTAAGGCTATCTGGCCTTACAGAGGAGAACCTCTCAGGGGTGAGGTAAGGGAAGTTGCCACAGTAAAAGGGCCTGGACGTTTATTTAGCGGGAAGCTGTATCTAAGCATTGAGAAACCACTCTTTCACTCAGGGACCCTTAGCAGGAGGGCCGGAATACTGAGGCAGATATACCCTGATTCACTTTTAAAGATAGCTCCTGAAGAGGCGGCGAGACTGGGCCTTTCAAGCGGTCAGAAGGTCAGAGTGAGCACAAAACTGTCTTCGATGGAGATGGTGATTGATATTGACCCTGCTTTGCCCGAGGGCATTGTTACTGTGAGTAATAACTTTGAAGGGCTCGGTGCATACAGGCTGCTTGGTTATGTGCTTGACCCTGTTACAAGGGTTCCTGGCATTGAAGGCTGGCAAGTGAGTATTGAGAAAATTTAAAGAGGCATAAAGATGATAGACGGGATAACAGGTTTAACAATAAAGGTAATCCTCATGCTCATAAAAATAGCTATTGTCTTTGCCTTTGCCATGTTTAATGCGCTCTACCTTAGTTATGTTGAGCGTAAGGTAATAGGGCATATGCAGGTAAGGCTTGGCCCTATGAGGGTTGGTCCGCACGGGATTCTTCAGCCCATTGCAGACGGGATAAAGCTTTTCTTCAAGGAGGATGTTATCCCGGCTAATGCTGATAAACCGGTCTTTTACATCGCGCCAGTTATATCTCTGACAGCAGCCCTCGCTGCCTTTGCAGTAATCCCCTTCTGGGATAGTTTTTTTATTGCGAATATTAATATCGGGATTCTTTATATACTTGCCCTGTCTTCTGTTGGAGCTTATGGCATTATTGTAGCTGGTTGGGCATCAAACTCAAAATACTCTTTTCTCGGTGGACTCAGGTCATCGGCCCAGGTGATAAGCTATGAGATTGCAATGGGATTGAGCCTTGTAGGAATAATGCTACTTTCAGGCTCTGCTAATCTCGTTGATATTGTAAATGCTCAGCAAAAGTACCCTCTGGGGATGTTTATATTTGTCCAGCCTGTTGCCTTCTTTGTATTCCTTATGGCTGCAGTTGCAGAGACCAACAGGGCGCCTTTTGATTTGCCTGAGGCAGAGAGCGAGCTTGTTGCAGGCTACTTCGTGGAGTATAGCGGTATGCGCTTTGGACTGTTTTATGCTGCTGAGTATGCAGGAATGCTCCTGATGTCCTCTCTTGTGGTGATATGCTTCCTCGGAGGCTGGAACGGGCCATTCCTGCCCCCTGTGCTCTGGTTCTTAATAAAGGTCTATGCGCTTATATTCTTTTATCTCTGGATAAGGGCAACGCTTCCAAGATACAGGTATGACCAGTTGATGGGCCTGGGGTGGAAACTCTTCATACCATTGGCATTAGCCAATATAGTGATAACAGGGTTAGCAAAGGTGTTGATATAATTTCAAAATTTAAAATGAAAAATGAAAAATTTAAAATGACAGTCAAGGAACTCGTTAAGAAGGTCTTTTTCACAGAGATCATCAATGGCCTTGCCCTTACCTTAAGCCGTCTCTTCTCCCGTGCTGTTACAAGGCAGTACCCAAAGGAAAAACGTCCTCCTTTTCCTGGGTTCAGGGCGCTCCATGCCCTGGTGAGGGACCCTCAGACCGGCAAAGAAAAATGTATAGGTTGCTGTCTGTGTGCTGCATACTGCCCGTCACAGTGTATCTATATCTATACAAGCGAGGGAGAGGATCACAAAAAAGTTGTTGACCGTTATGAGATAGAGGTATTGAGATGTGTATACTGCGCCTTTTGTGTTGAGGCATGCCCTGTTGGGGCCATAGCCCTCACAGAGCATTATGAGTATTCTGATTACAACAGAGATGCATTTTATTATACAAAAGACAAGCTCCTGTCAAACTGGGATAAATACATGGCCGGCCAGAAAGGAGAAAGATACTTTAAGCGCTTCTGGCGGCCCATAAGTGGAGATATTGAATCCAGAGGAGGGAAAAAATAAATGCTCCCCCAGGTTGTATTCGGATACTTTGCAGTGGCTATTGTGGGAATGTCACTGCTTGTTGTAACGAGGAGAAATCCCGTGCACAGCGTGTTGTGGATGTTGCTGTTATTTTTCCATATAGCGGCCCTTTATCTGTTTCTGAATGCAGAGTTTCTTGCTGCCATACAGATTATTATATATGCAGGAGCTATTTTAGTCCTGTATCTGTTTGTTATCATGCTCCTCAACCTGAAAGAAGAGGAGAGGGCCCGCCGTTTTGTAAACCTCTGGCCTTTAGGTTTTTTAGTTGCGCTTGCCCTGCTCCTTGTCCTGGGCATTTCTGCAAAGGCTTTAATCAAGGGGCCTTCAGGGATTTACACGATAGATGCAGTAAAAAAGACAGGACATATCAACCTTATAGGACAGGTCTTATACACAGAATATTTGTTCCCATTTGAGGTAGCATCTGTTGTTTTGCTTGTGGCTATTATAGGAGCGGTAGTGCTTGCGAAGAAAAAGTTAAGACCGTAATGAGTGGGAGTTGAGCAAAGTGTTACAAAGAAAAATCAAAATGCAAAAATCAAAATGCAAAATTATCGAAGATTCGCTGAGGCGAAAGGAATTCATTTATTTTGAATTCCAGCGGAGCTGGTAGAGTGGTTTCATTAAATAGCTATATAATTTTGAGCATGGTGGTGTTCACTATCGGGATTTTTGGCTTTCTTACAAGGAAGAACGTAATAATAATGTTTATGTCCATAGAACTCATGCTTAATGCGGTAAACATAAACCTTGTGGCCTTCAGCCATTATCTCAATGATGTGAGGGGACAGATACTCGTGTTTTTTATTATTGTAGTGGCTGCTGCAGAGGCCGCAGTTGGCCTTGCCATAATAATCGCACTTTTCAGAAATAAGGCTACTACGCATGTTGATGAGATAAATATAATGAAATGGTAGTTACTGATGATTACACAGATTATAAGAAAAGACCAAAGAAAGTTGTCATTTCGACCAAAGGGAGAAATCTTATTCCGAGTGTTTAAGATTCCTCACTTCGTTCGGAATGACAGCTGAAAGGGAACATGGAAAATTATTTATTGATACCATTTTTACCGCTTGCAGCATTCGTTATAAATATCCTCTTTGGAAGGAAGTACATAAAGGATAGGGCCCATTGGGTCTCGTGCCTTGCAGTGATTGGTTCATTTGTTGTATCGGTTATAACCCTTTCTGATGCCATATCAGGAAAAACTATAAACGAAGACCTTTACACCTGGATAGTCTCTGATAAGTTCAAGGTCTCTGTCGGTTTCCTCATTGACCAGCTCACAGCAGTAATGCTTATAGTTGTTACAGGTGTGGGTTCTCTCATACACATCTACTCGATAGGTTACATGCACGGCGACAGGGGCTATTACAGGTTCTTCGCATATCTGAGCCTCTTTACCTTCTCCATGCTCATGCTCGTTATGGCAAATAACTTCCTTCTGCTCTATTTTGGCTGGGAGGCAGTTGGGCTATGCTCTTATTTCTTAATAGGCTACTGGTTTGAGAAGAAATCAGCCTCTGATGCAGGAAAAAAGGCCTTTATAACATGCAGGTTTGGCGATTTTGGTTTTGGCCTTGGAGTTATTTTGATATTCCTCTTCTTCGGGACACTTCATTATGCGCCTGTATTCGGCGGAGTAAATGATTTTGTAGGTCAGAAGGTAAATTTCCTCGGACTTGAGGCCGATCTAATTACATTGATAGCCCTGCTCTTATTCTGCGGTGCAGTAGGAAAATCAGCCCAGATACCGCTCCATGTATGGCTGCCAGATGCAATGGAAGGCCCGACGCCTGTGAGCGCTCTCATACATGCTGCAACAATGGTCACAGCAGGTGTATTCATGGTTGCGAGGTGCAGCCCTATATTCAACCTCTCAGAGGTTGCAATG from Nitrospirota bacterium carries:
- the nuoI gene encoding NADH-quinone oxidoreductase subunit NuoI, with amino-acid sequence MTVKELVKKVFFTEIINGLALTLSRLFSRAVTRQYPKEKRPPFPGFRALHALVRDPQTGKEKCIGCCLCAAYCPSQCIYIYTSEGEDHKKVVDRYEIEVLRCVYCAFCVEACPVGAIALTEHYEYSDYNRDAFYYTKDKLLSNWDKYMAGQKGERYFKRFWRPISGDIESRGGKK
- a CDS encoding NADH-quinone oxidoreductase subunit J, which codes for MLPQVVFGYFAVAIVGMSLLVVTRRNPVHSVLWMLLLFFHIAALYLFLNAEFLAAIQIIIYAGAILVLYLFVIMLLNLKEEERARRFVNLWPLGFLVALALLLVLGISAKALIKGPSGIYTIDAVKKTGHINLIGQVLYTEYLFPFEVASVVLLVAIIGAVVLAKKKLRP
- the nuoH gene encoding NADH-quinone oxidoreductase subunit NuoH, producing MIDGITGLTIKVILMLIKIAIVFAFAMFNALYLSYVERKVIGHMQVRLGPMRVGPHGILQPIADGIKLFFKEDVIPANADKPVFYIAPVISLTAALAAFAVIPFWDSFFIANINIGILYILALSSVGAYGIIVAGWASNSKYSFLGGLRSSAQVISYEIAMGLSLVGIMLLSGSANLVDIVNAQQKYPLGMFIFVQPVAFFVFLMAAVAETNRAPFDLPEAESELVAGYFVEYSGMRFGLFYAAEYAGMLLMSSLVVICFLGGWNGPFLPPVLWFLIKVYALIFFYLWIRATLPRYRYDQLMGLGWKLFIPLALANIVITGLAKVLI
- a CDS encoding molybdopterin-dependent oxidoreductase, whose amino-acid sequence is MITVTINGKDIKLEKPVTVFQAARQAGIKIPALCYHEELEQWGGCRLCLVEIEKMPKLQAACTAMVADGMVVRTESEIISKVRRGILEFILINHPLDCPYCDKAGECELQDLVHQYGATAGRYTEPKMKIRQSFDDPILSRNMERCIVCTRCVRMCDGVQGASAIYVISRGNHSVVEPFSGGRYDCEYCGNCLTVCPVGAILSRLYLHSYRPWQIDREVETICGYCGVGCTLTIQVRSESINRIIPKFDGRGVNRGLLCSRGRFGYEFVDSPDRLTKPLIRIETRDKRQETSKYNNSSLEKSLVTRHSSLFREVSWDEAIGFVAKRLKEIKDNYSGDAIGGIASARCTNEDNYVFQKFMRAVLSTNNIDSTARLGYAGAQRFLEDVLGQGITSNIIPGLKNSDTIFVLGGDPTAVNPILGLQIRAAAKNGSKVIIIGSARGLEKCKSLTIIPPLYQEADVLERLLKEIVEVKGLRGEKQAIENWIKTITPNSELPGLAPRSGAGQTPNLADIKEMLLKGQSIAIVLGREVVQRSDGHRTLAAVAGLTYILEARLYLLSERPNEQGLMDAGCLPDMLPGFRHVGIGNFRRRFDEAWGVSIPEREGMSLMEMIEAVDRGSLKALYVMGENPVFNLPNSAFVENALKKLDFLVVQDIFLTETAKLADVVFPTLSWSEKDGTYTNLERRIQRLRRAVMRDGMEDWKIISEISKRLKHPMLYASAEDVFNEISELSPLYYGLTYKEIDSGKAIWPYRGEPLRGEVREVATVKGPGRLFSGKLYLSIEKPLFHSGTLSRRAGILRQIYPDSLLKIAPEEAARLGLSSGQKVRVSTKLSSMEMVIDIDPALPEGIVTVSNNFEGLGAYRLLGYVLDPVTRVPGIEGWQVSIEKI
- the nuoK gene encoding NADH-quinone oxidoreductase subunit NuoK, coding for MVSLNSYIILSMVVFTIGIFGFLTRKNVIIMFMSIELMLNAVNINLVAFSHYLNDVRGQILVFFIIVVAAAEAAVGLAIIIALFRNKATTHVDEINIMKW